A stretch of Treponema vincentii F0403 DNA encodes these proteins:
- a CDS encoding CCA tRNA nucleotidyltransferase, producing the protein MEKKFPVPALLKEISGYFRNAGFSAYLVGGAVRDFFLKKAASDWDIATDAQPQEVMCLFRRTIPTGIEHGTVTIIYKSKHIECTTFRTEANYTDGRHPAAVSYTATIEEDLSRRDFTMNAIAVSLPDGIIADPFNGCADIRAGRIRTVGNPLDRFLEDGLRPVRAVRFAAQLGFAIDGKTLEAIPQALHITQKISIERFREEFTKMLACPAPLTGLRLMESTGLLNLFIPELAECRGVEQGSFHHFDVLDHSFLVCNACPAGMEHIHIRLAGLFHDIGKPATRKQAADGSYTFYRHEAVSEEITRSIMRRLKYSNAEIEKTAHLVAQHMFHYDPSWTDAAVRRFIVRVGKENIDDLFALRKADVFGLTGSYTEPNFLVEFTARIDKILKEDGAYSLKDLAVNGKDLMVLGIPAGKCLGLVLHDLLETVLDDPAQNTKETLLPIASAIYERIRRFQY; encoded by the coding sequence ATGGAAAAAAAATTCCCCGTTCCGGCTCTGCTCAAGGAAATCAGCGGATATTTCCGGAATGCAGGCTTTTCGGCATATCTTGTAGGCGGCGCAGTTCGTGACTTTTTCTTAAAGAAAGCGGCGAGCGATTGGGACATTGCAACCGACGCGCAGCCGCAAGAGGTGATGTGCTTATTCCGGCGGACTATTCCAACCGGCATAGAGCACGGTACCGTTACCATCATCTATAAAAGTAAGCATATCGAATGCACTACCTTCCGTACCGAGGCGAATTATACCGATGGGCGCCACCCTGCTGCGGTTTCATATACGGCAACCATAGAAGAAGACCTTTCGCGCCGCGACTTTACTATGAATGCGATTGCGGTTTCTTTACCTGACGGCATAATCGCCGATCCTTTTAACGGCTGCGCGGATATCCGTGCAGGGCGGATCCGGACAGTCGGAAATCCGCTTGACCGCTTCTTGGAGGATGGATTGCGCCCCGTCCGAGCCGTCCGGTTCGCAGCGCAGCTCGGTTTCGCTATCGACGGCAAAACGCTGGAGGCAATTCCGCAGGCGTTACATATCACCCAAAAAATTTCTATTGAACGCTTCCGCGAAGAATTTACCAAAATGCTTGCCTGCCCTGCCCCGCTTACCGGCTTACGGCTCATGGAAAGTACGGGACTGCTGAACCTCTTTATTCCGGAATTGGCGGAATGCCGCGGCGTGGAACAAGGAAGCTTTCATCATTTTGATGTACTTGACCATAGCTTTTTAGTTTGCAATGCCTGTCCTGCGGGGATGGAGCATATCCATATCCGGCTCGCAGGCCTTTTCCACGATATAGGGAAGCCCGCTACCCGTAAGCAGGCGGCGGACGGCAGCTATACCTTTTACCGCCACGAAGCCGTGTCCGAAGAGATAACGCGCAGCATTATGCGGCGCCTTAAATACTCCAATGCAGAAATAGAAAAAACCGCTCACTTAGTTGCCCAGCACATGTTTCATTACGACCCTTCATGGACAGATGCTGCCGTCCGCCGCTTTATCGTCCGCGTAGGAAAAGAAAATATCGATGATTTATTTGCGTTAAGAAAGGCTGATGTTTTCGGGCTTACCGGCTCTTATACGGAACCGAACTTCCTTGTAGAATTTACTGCGAGGATCGATAAGATTCTAAAAGAGGACGGAGCATATAGCCTTAAAGATTTGGCGGTGAACGGAAAGGATTTAATGGTGCTCGGTATTCCGGCGGGGAAATGTCTCGGCCTTGTCCTGCACGACCTTTTGGAAACGGTATTGGACGACCCCGCACAAAACACCAAGGAGACGCTCTTACCTATTGCTTCCGCGATTTACGAGCGGATACGGCGCTTTCAGTATTAG